One Polaribacter sp. KT25b DNA segment encodes these proteins:
- the hisC gene encoding histidinol-phosphate transaminase → MKTNFNLENLLRENIKSLKPYSSARDEYKDVTITEMIFLDANENPFENGVNRYPDPQQNNVKDLLSEIKGVSKENILLGNGSDEILDLIYRAFCEPNKDNVITLPPTYGMYGVLANLNAIENRKILLNNNFQPNVNKILETVDVNSKILFLCSPNNPSGNSFTNDIVEELLIKFNGLVVLDEAYIDFSDKESWLKKIEKFPNLVITQTLSKAFGLAGIRLGICYASKEIIKVLNNIKPPYNINELTQQRAIVRLQKIGEVKNEISQLISERNRLKKELECCVNYIEKVYNSDANFLLIKVDDATKRYKQLIEYGVVIRNRTNEPLCNNCLRISVGICEENQKLLRALKKIQ, encoded by the coding sequence ATGAAAACTAACTTTAACCTAGAAAACTTGCTTAGAGAAAATATTAAATCTCTAAAACCATATTCATCAGCAAGAGATGAGTATAAAGATGTAACTATTACAGAAATGATTTTCTTAGACGCTAACGAAAATCCTTTTGAAAATGGTGTTAACAGATATCCAGATCCGCAACAAAATAATGTAAAAGATTTGTTGTCAGAAATTAAAGGCGTAAGTAAAGAAAACATTCTTTTAGGAAACGGAAGTGATGAAATTTTAGATTTAATTTATAGAGCTTTTTGCGAGCCAAATAAAGATAACGTAATTACATTACCACCAACATACGGAATGTATGGAGTTTTAGCAAATTTAAATGCTATTGAAAATAGAAAGATATTATTAAATAATAACTTTCAACCAAATGTAAATAAGATTTTAGAAACTGTAGATGTAAACAGTAAAATCTTATTTTTATGCTCGCCTAATAATCCTTCAGGAAATAGTTTTACAAATGATATTGTTGAAGAATTATTAATTAAATTTAATGGTTTGGTTGTTTTAGACGAAGCGTATATCGATTTTTCTGATAAAGAAAGTTGGTTAAAAAAAATAGAAAAATTTCCTAATTTAGTTATCACTCAAACATTATCAAAAGCCTTTGGTTTAGCAGGAATCCGTTTAGGAATTTGTTATGCATCTAAAGAAATAATTAAGGTTTTAAACAATATAAAACCACCTTATAACATCAACGAGTTAACACAGCAAAGAGCAATTGTTAGATTGCAAAAAATAGGCGAAGTTAAAAATGAAATTAGTCAATTAATTAGTGAGAGAAATCGACTAAAAAAAGAGCTTGAATGTTGTGTTAATTATATAGAAAAAGTATACAATTCTGATGCTAATTTCTTATTGATTAAAGTTGACGATGCAACAAAACGTTACAAACAATTAATTGAATACGGCGTTGTTATAAGAAATAGAACAAATGAGCCTTTGTGTAATAATTGCTTACGAATTAGTGTTGGTATTTGTGAAGAAAATCAAAAATTATTAAGAGCTTTAAAAAAGATACAATAA
- a CDS encoding haloacid dehalogenase type II, with protein MKKSNLTRPKVLFFDVNETLLDLTLMKKQIGDALGGKEDLLSLWFTTMLQYSLVVSASGQYKPFGDIGAASLQMIAANNDIVISDEEARNIVVKSMQNLPPHPEVKDALTLLKKKGYILVALTNSNKESLKNKFKNVGLTNYFDDLLSIESVGKFKPFTDVYNWAANRMNVKPEDCMLIAAHGWDVAGALWAGWRAAFVSRTKQQTFPLAPKTEINETDLLRVAEILINYS; from the coding sequence ATGAAAAAAAGCAACTTAACAAGGCCCAAAGTATTATTTTTTGATGTAAACGAAACACTCTTAGATTTAACCTTAATGAAAAAACAGATTGGCGATGCTTTAGGTGGTAAAGAAGATCTATTGTCTTTATGGTTTACAACCATGCTGCAATACTCTTTAGTGGTTTCTGCAAGCGGACAATACAAACCCTTTGGAGATATTGGTGCTGCTTCTTTACAAATGATTGCTGCAAATAATGATATTGTAATTTCTGATGAAGAAGCCAGAAATATTGTTGTAAAATCAATGCAAAATTTACCACCGCATCCAGAGGTTAAAGACGCTTTAACTTTATTAAAAAAGAAAGGTTATATTTTAGTAGCTTTAACAAATTCTAACAAAGAAAGTTTAAAAAACAAATTTAAAAACGTTGGTTTAACCAATTATTTTGATGATTTACTAAGTATTGAATCTGTTGGCAAGTTTAAACCTTTTACCGATGTTTATAATTGGGCTGCAAATAGAATGAACGTAAAACCAGAAGATTGTATGTTAATTGCTGCGCATGGTTGGGATGTTGCTGGCGCACTTTGGGCTGGTTGGCGAGCTGCTTTTGTTAGTAGAACCAAACAACAAACTTTTCCGTTGGCTCCAAAAACCGAAATAAACGAAACTGATTTACTAAGAGTAGCAGAGATATTAATAAACTACTCATAA
- a CDS encoding EthD family reductase has translation MIKVSVMYPNSKDIQFNTDYYTNKHLPMVSKLVGNALKDLELDLGIASRIHGEKAPYVAIAHLKFDSIGAFKESFSPHAKTFAEDLKNYSNVQGVFQISELKTF, from the coding sequence ATGATAAAAGTATCTGTAATGTATCCAAACAGTAAAGATATACAGTTTAATACAGATTATTATACAAATAAGCACTTACCAATGGTTTCTAAACTAGTAGGTAACGCTTTAAAAGATTTAGAATTAGATTTGGGTATCGCAAGCAGAATTCATGGAGAAAAGGCTCCTTATGTAGCAATTGCTCATTTAAAATTTGATAGTATTGGAGCTTTTAAAGAATCTTTTAGCCCTCATGCAAAAACCTTTGCTGAAGATCTAAAAAACTACAGTAATGTGCAAGGAGTATTTCAAATTAGTGAACTAAAAACATTTTAA
- the ttcA gene encoding tRNA 2-thiocytidine(32) synthetase TtcA, which yields MENVKQVTKKLQRSVAEAIQQYRMIAEGDKIMVCLSGGKDSYALLNMMLYFKKVAPISFDIIAVNLDQKQPGFPEEVLPTYLTNLGVDFKIIEKNTYKIVMDKTPEGKTTCSLCSRLRRGTLYEAAKDLGCNKLALGHHKNDILETFFLNFFFSGKLETMPPKFKNDAGDLVVLRPLALCNESDIETYASFMNFPIIPCNLCGSQENLQRKKVKQMITDWETEFPNRNAIMMNALQNVFPSHLLDKNLYDFENLESKIS from the coding sequence ATGGAAAACGTAAAACAGGTTACAAAAAAATTACAGCGTTCTGTAGCAGAAGCAATCCAGCAATATCGTATGATTGCAGAAGGAGATAAAATTATGGTGTGTCTTTCTGGCGGAAAAGATAGTTATGCCTTATTAAATATGATGTTATATTTCAAAAAAGTTGCACCAATTTCTTTTGATATTATTGCTGTTAATTTAGATCAAAAACAACCTGGTTTTCCTGAAGAAGTTTTACCAACCTATTTAACTAATTTGGGAGTTGATTTTAAAATTATAGAAAAAAACACCTATAAAATTGTGATGGACAAAACGCCAGAAGGCAAAACTACTTGCAGTTTATGTTCGCGTTTGCGCAGAGGCACCTTGTATGAAGCCGCCAAAGATTTAGGTTGTAATAAATTGGCTTTAGGACATCATAAAAATGATATTTTAGAAACCTTTTTCTTAAACTTCTTTTTCTCTGGAAAACTAGAAACCATGCCTCCTAAATTTAAAAATGATGCTGGCGATTTAGTAGTTTTAAGACCACTCGCTTTGTGTAATGAAAGTGATATTGAAACTTATGCTAGTTTTATGAATTTTCCTATTATTCCTTGTAATCTATGTGGCTCTCAAGAAAATTTACAACGCAAAAAGGTAAAACAAATGATTACTGATTGGGAAACAGAATTTCCCAATAGAAATGCCATTATGATGAATGCTTTGCAAAATGTATTTCCTTCTCACCTTTTGGATAAAAATCTCTATGATTTTGAAAATTTAGAATCTAAAATTAGCTAA
- a CDS encoding peroxiredoxin-like family protein yields the protein MSSNNNGELDVLLDKVRKSGAAKFTDEKKQIYADGITSVANSGVLDSALKVGDKAKNFTLKNALNESVTLYNELKNGPVVLTWYRGGWCPYCNITLHALQEKLQEFKQEGATLLALTPELPDNSLNTSEKNNLEFTVLSDLGNNIGKEYGVVYSLTDDVASIYNAGFGLNKVNGDASNELPLAATYIIDKNGIITYAFLDADYTQRAEPLEIISALQQLK from the coding sequence ATGAGTTCAAATAATAATGGCGAATTAGATGTCTTATTAGATAAAGTTAGGAAATCAGGAGCTGCAAAATTTACAGACGAAAAGAAGCAAATATATGCAGACGGAATTACAAGTGTTGCAAATTCTGGAGTCTTAGATTCGGCTTTAAAAGTTGGTGACAAAGCAAAGAATTTTACTTTAAAAAATGCATTAAACGAGTCGGTTACTTTATACAATGAATTAAAAAACGGCCCTGTAGTTTTAACATGGTACAGAGGTGGTTGGTGTCCTTATTGTAACATCACTTTACATGCCTTACAAGAAAAATTACAAGAATTTAAACAAGAAGGTGCTACACTCTTAGCATTAACTCCAGAATTGCCAGATAACTCCTTAAATACATCAGAAAAAAACAATTTAGAATTTACTGTTTTAAGCGATTTAGGAAACAATATTGGTAAAGAATATGGTGTCGTTTATTCTTTAACAGATGATGTTGCTTCTATTTACAATGCTGGTTTTGGGCTCAACAAAGTTAATGGAGATGCTAGTAATGAATTACCTTTAGCTGCAACGTATATTATAGACAAAAACGGAATAATTACCTATGCTTTTTTAGACGCAGATTATACACAGCGTGCAGAACCTTTAGAAATTATATCTGCTTTACAACAATTAAAATAA
- a CDS encoding DUF3024 domain-containing protein, producing the protein MPTKIIDINEATIKNYVEKLRPEDLEIRKQVDIGYAYRANVVSLYEIRPNWQDSKKIEKIEFARIKHFKTKKIWKLYWMQANGKWILYKPFSESTHLSKIIEAIKNDKHGSFFG; encoded by the coding sequence ATGCCAACAAAAATTATAGACATTAACGAAGCTACTATAAAAAATTATGTAGAAAAATTACGTCCAGAAGATTTAGAAATTAGAAAACAAGTAGATATTGGGTATGCTTATAGAGCAAATGTTGTAAGTTTATATGAAATAAGACCCAATTGGCAAGATTCAAAGAAAATAGAAAAAATAGAGTTTGCAAGAATTAAACATTTTAAAACTAAAAAAATATGGAAACTTTATTGGATGCAAGCCAACGGAAAATGGATTCTATACAAACCCTTCTCAGAATCTACACATTTAAGTAAAATTATAGAAGCTATAAAAAATGATAAACATGGTAGCTTTTTTGGGTAA
- a CDS encoding TetR/AcrR family transcriptional regulator, with protein MARKKKYNEDEVIEKAMLLFWKNGYETTSMQMLEQEMGINKFSIYASFGNKHGVFLESLKHYKLKVNTVLEKFKKGTNGIADIKQFFYDSVSSNFKSDHIKGCFVTNTYNEFSEKEDKCIKEQMNLFMDNLKSIIIEKLQMDTTKDKQTITKQANYLLLAKNGLAAAARVNTKEEIEDYIELIFKNL; from the coding sequence ATGGCGCGTAAAAAAAAGTATAACGAAGATGAAGTAATAGAAAAAGCAATGTTGCTTTTTTGGAAAAATGGATATGAAACCACTTCTATGCAAATGTTAGAGCAAGAAATGGGTATAAACAAGTTTTCTATATATGCAAGTTTTGGTAACAAACACGGGGTATTTCTTGAAAGTTTAAAACACTATAAATTAAAAGTTAATACTGTTTTAGAAAAATTTAAAAAAGGAACCAATGGTATAGCAGATATTAAGCAGTTTTTTTACGATTCTGTAAGTTCTAATTTTAAAAGCGACCATATTAAAGGTTGTTTTGTAACCAATACCTATAATGAGTTTTCTGAAAAAGAAGATAAATGCATTAAAGAACAAATGAATTTATTTATGGATAATTTAAAATCCATCATCATAGAAAAGTTACAAATGGACACTACTAAAGATAAGCAAACTATTACAAAACAAGCTAATTATTTATTGTTAGCAAAAAATGGTTTAGCAGCAGCAGCTAGGGTAAATACAAAAGAAGAAATTGAAGATTATATTGAATTGATTTTTAAAAATCTATAA
- a CDS encoding carboxymuconolactone decarboxylase family protein, whose translation MTTLKIHNIESAPEESKSLLENSQKAYGMIPGLHGVLAGSPQILQAYQTLHELFTQSSFNEEELTVVWQAINVEHACHYCVPAHTGIAHMMKVDAAITEALRNETPLTDSKLEALRTMTLSVVRNRGNVSQEDLNAFYAAGYEEKHVLDIILGLSQKTISNYTNHIANTPVDAAFSKFAWTKK comes from the coding sequence ATGACAACATTAAAAATTCATAACATAGAAAGTGCTCCAGAAGAGAGTAAATCATTATTAGAAAACTCTCAAAAGGCATACGGTATGATTCCTGGTTTACACGGTGTTTTAGCAGGATCGCCACAAATTTTACAAGCATACCAAACATTACACGAGTTATTTACACAATCTTCTTTTAACGAAGAAGAATTAACGGTAGTTTGGCAAGCAATTAATGTAGAACACGCTTGTCATTACTGTGTACCGGCACATACAGGTATTGCACATATGATGAAAGTAGATGCAGCTATTACAGAAGCTTTACGTAACGAAACACCTTTGACAGATTCTAAACTAGAAGCTTTACGCACTATGACATTATCTGTAGTTAGAAATCGTGGTAATGTTTCTCAAGAAGATTTAAATGCTTTTTATGCAGCTGGATACGAAGAAAAACACGTTTTAGATATTATCTTAGGTTTGTCTCAAAAAACTATAAGTAACTACACAAACCACATAGCTAACACACCAGTTGATGCAGCTTTTTCAAAATTTGCATGGACTAAAAAATAA
- a CDS encoding DsbA family oxidoreductase: MADKLKIDIVSDVVCPWCTIGYKRLEKAIHELGVADQIDIEWQPFELNPNMPAAGQNLNEHITEKYGSTVAQQKQSKQIMTEAGAELGFKFDYFDEMRIVNTFDAHILLEYAKDFGKQTKLKMTLTKAFFSDRKDVTKKAVLKEALLEVGLNADEALAKLNNDYAQIKVREEQNYWKNMGVNSVPTIVFNRKSAITGAQPVATFKQVLSELIKEQQTV; encoded by the coding sequence ATGGCAGATAAATTAAAAATAGATATCGTTTCCGACGTTGTGTGCCCTTGGTGTACCATTGGTTACAAACGTTTAGAAAAAGCAATACATGAATTAGGTGTTGCAGATCAAATTGACATAGAATGGCAACCGTTTGAATTGAATCCGAATATGCCAGCAGCAGGTCAAAATCTAAACGAGCATATTACAGAAAAATACGGTTCTACTGTAGCGCAACAAAAACAATCAAAACAAATAATGACAGAAGCAGGCGCAGAATTAGGCTTTAAATTCGATTATTTTGATGAAATGCGCATCGTTAACACTTTTGATGCGCATATTTTATTAGAATATGCTAAAGATTTTGGAAAACAAACTAAACTAAAAATGACTTTAACAAAAGCCTTTTTTAGCGATAGAAAAGATGTAACTAAAAAAGCTGTTTTAAAAGAAGCTCTTTTAGAAGTTGGTTTAAATGCAGATGAAGCTTTAGCAAAATTAAATAACGACTACGCTCAAATAAAAGTAAGAGAAGAACAAAACTATTGGAAAAATATGGGTGTAAACTCTGTACCAACAATTGTTTTTAACCGTAAAAGCGCAATTACAGGAGCACAACCTGTAGCTACTTTTAAACAAGTTTTATCAGAATTAATTAAAGAACAACAAACAGTTTAA
- the hisD gene encoding histidinol dehydrogenase codes for MKIINNPLKKDWIQILQRPTKTVDDIENTVNQIFDDVQKNGDKAVDKYTALFDGVSLENKLVSSDEIQEAIALISNDLKNAINLAKENITQFHKAQKTNKVFVETTNGVECWQEKRPIQKVGLYIPGGTAPLFSTVLMLAIPAQIAGCKEIVLCSPPNKEGKIHPAILYAANLCGVTKIIKVGGIQAIAGYTFGTEIIPQVYKIFGPGNQFVTVAKQLSTKHGVAIDMPAGPSELLVVADDSANASYVASDLLSQAEHGADSQVILVSTSKELINEVEKEIKMQLAVLPRVEIAEKAIVNSKSIFVENDEIALELINEYGPEHFIVCTKNNDFYVDNIENAGSVFIGNYTPESAGDYASGTNHTLPTNGFSKSYSGVNLDSFTKSITFQKITKEGIQTIGNAIELMAAAEGLDAHKNAVSIRLKDLK; via the coding sequence ATGAAAATTATAAATAATCCATTAAAAAAAGATTGGATTCAAATTTTACAAAGACCAACAAAAACAGTAGATGATATTGAAAACACTGTTAATCAGATTTTTGATGATGTTCAAAAAAATGGTGATAAAGCAGTAGATAAATATACAGCATTATTTGATGGAGTTTCTTTAGAAAATAAATTGGTTTCTTCAGATGAAATTCAAGAAGCAATTGCTCTAATTTCTAATGATTTAAAAAATGCTATAAATCTTGCAAAAGAAAATATTACCCAGTTTCATAAAGCACAAAAAACCAATAAAGTCTTTGTAGAAACAACAAACGGAGTTGAATGTTGGCAAGAAAAAAGACCGATTCAAAAAGTAGGTTTGTATATTCCTGGAGGAACAGCACCTTTATTTTCAACAGTTTTAATGTTGGCAATTCCGGCTCAAATTGCAGGTTGTAAAGAAATTGTTTTATGTTCTCCACCAAATAAAGAAGGGAAAATTCATCCAGCTATTTTGTATGCGGCAAATCTTTGCGGAGTAACAAAAATTATAAAAGTTGGTGGAATTCAAGCAATTGCGGGTTATACATTTGGTACAGAAATTATTCCGCAAGTTTATAAAATATTTGGTCCAGGAAATCAGTTTGTAACCGTAGCAAAACAATTGTCTACAAAACATGGAGTTGCAATAGATATGCCTGCTGGCCCAAGTGAATTATTAGTGGTTGCAGACGATTCTGCAAACGCAAGTTATGTAGCGTCAGATTTATTAAGTCAGGCAGAGCATGGCGCAGATAGTCAAGTAATTTTGGTTTCAACATCCAAAGAATTAATTAACGAAGTTGAAAAAGAAATTAAAATGCAATTAGCTGTATTACCAAGAGTAGAAATTGCAGAAAAAGCAATAGTAAATTCAAAATCTATTTTTGTTGAAAATGATGAAATTGCATTAGAATTGATTAATGAATATGGCCCAGAACATTTTATTGTTTGTACAAAAAATAATGATTTTTATGTTGATAATATAGAAAATGCAGGTTCTGTTTTTATTGGTAATTATACGCCAGAAAGTGCGGGAGATTATGCGTCAGGAACCAACCATACATTACCAACCAACGGATTTTCTAAATCATATTCTGGTGTAAATTTAGATAGTTTTACAAAAAGTATTACTTTTCAGAAAATAACAAAAGAAGGAATACAAACAATAGGAAATGCAATTGAATTAATGGCAGCAGCAGAAGGATTGGATGCACATAAAAATGCAGTTTCAATTCGTTTAAAAGATTTAAAATAA
- the hisG gene encoding ATP phosphoribosyltransferase produces MSNLRIAVQKSGRLNEDSMKLLKDIGISIDNGKDQLKAAARDFPVEVFYLRNGDIPQYLKDGVVDAAIIGENVLIEKGSDIEFVERLGFSKCKVSIAVPKDSEANSLKDLDGKRIATSYPETVKKFLKEQNINADLHIINGSVEIAPNIGLADGICDIVSSGSTLFKNGLKEIEVLLKSEAVLAVSSKITEERRAILQKIQFRIQSVLKGRNSKYVLLNAPNEKLEAILKVLPGMRSPTVLPLAEKGWSSVHTVISKNEFWEIIEDLKAKGAEGILVCPIEKMVL; encoded by the coding sequence ATGAGTAATTTAAGAATTGCAGTACAAAAATCAGGAAGATTAAATGAAGATTCAATGAAGCTTTTAAAAGACATTGGTATCTCTATTGATAATGGAAAAGATCAATTAAAAGCAGCAGCTAGAGATTTTCCTGTTGAGGTTTTCTATTTAAGAAATGGAGACATTCCTCAATATTTAAAAGATGGAGTTGTAGATGCAGCCATTATTGGAGAGAATGTTTTAATAGAAAAAGGATCAGATATTGAGTTTGTAGAACGTTTAGGGTTTTCTAAATGTAAAGTTTCTATTGCCGTTCCTAAAGATTCTGAAGCAAATTCTCTAAAAGATTTAGATGGTAAAAGAATTGCAACTTCGTATCCAGAAACGGTTAAAAAGTTTTTAAAAGAACAAAATATCAATGCAGATTTGCATATTATTAATGGTTCTGTAGAAATTGCACCAAATATTGGTTTAGCAGACGGAATTTGTGATATCGTTTCTAGTGGTTCTACATTATTTAAAAATGGATTAAAAGAGATTGAAGTTTTACTTAAATCAGAAGCTGTTTTAGCTGTTTCTTCTAAAATAACAGAAGAAAGAAGAGCTATTTTACAGAAAATTCAATTTAGAATTCAGTCGGTTTTAAAAGGCAGAAACTCTAAATATGTATTGTTAAATGCACCAAACGAAAAGTTAGAAGCTATCTTAAAAGTATTGCCAGGTATGAGAAGTCCTACGGTTTTACCTTTGGCAGAAAAAGGTTGGAGCTCAGTACACACAGTAATTAGCAAAAACGAATTCTGGGAAATTATAGAAGATCTAAAAGCAAAAGGAGCAGAAGGTATTTTAGTTTGTCCAATTGAAAAAATGGTTTTATAG
- the sbcD gene encoding exonuclease subunit SbcD has product MKVLHTADWHLGHRLHEQSQFEEQSLFLSWTETYIVDQKIDVLLISGDVFDTGSPSNQSLEMYYSFLVKLIGTTCKSIIITGGNHDSPGTLNAPKHILGALNIKVVGKATEDIKDEVFEIEINNEKIIIAAVPYLRDGDIRRAVAGETFDELTDKYKTALINHYVSAAEHCKLKNTSNAPVVAMGHLFATGGTISDSEQNIYVGTLGHIGAEDFPSYFDYIALGHLHRPQIIGENNKVRYSGSPNILSFSEINYDKKVIVLSVENNKITAINDAIIPKFREFYKLTGNLQECINAFPNITSNAYNLKPWVEIALKEDHTVNTDNLKSEAAKYPFEILKIGLKNQRKIKGIEELLENTKSIKELLPTEVFKLKCEEMDYDLEKRPEVWDAFNEILQSVKNQ; this is encoded by the coding sequence ATGAAAGTACTACATACTGCCGATTGGCATTTGGGGCATCGATTGCATGAACAATCTCAATTTGAAGAACAATCTTTATTTTTATCTTGGACTGAAACCTATATTGTAGACCAAAAAATTGATGTACTTTTAATTTCTGGTGATGTTTTTGACACTGGTTCTCCGTCTAACCAAAGTTTAGAAATGTATTACAGTTTTTTAGTAAAACTAATCGGAACCACTTGTAAATCGATTATTATTACTGGTGGAAATCATGATTCTCCAGGAACTTTAAATGCTCCAAAACACATTTTAGGTGCTTTGAATATAAAAGTAGTTGGTAAAGCAACAGAAGATATTAAAGATGAAGTTTTTGAAATTGAAATAAACAACGAAAAAATAATTATTGCTGCGGTTCCTTATTTACGTGATGGAGATATTAGACGTGCCGTTGCAGGGGAAACTTTTGATGAGCTAACCGATAAATACAAAACTGCCTTAATAAACCATTATGTATCTGCTGCTGAACATTGTAAATTAAAAAACACAAGTAATGCACCTGTAGTTGCTATGGGACATTTATTTGCTACTGGCGGAACCATTTCTGACAGTGAGCAAAATATTTATGTGGGAACTTTAGGACATATTGGCGCAGAAGATTTTCCTTCGTATTTCGATTATATTGCTTTAGGACATTTACATAGACCACAAATAATTGGCGAAAACAACAAAGTACGTTATTCTGGTTCGCCTAATATTTTAAGTTTTAGTGAAATTAACTACGATAAAAAAGTGATTGTTTTATCCGTAGAAAACAATAAAATTACAGCTATAAATGATGCTATAATTCCGAAGTTTAGAGAATTTTACAAACTAACAGGAAATTTACAAGAATGTATAAATGCTTTTCCTAACATTACTTCTAATGCTTATAATCTAAAACCTTGGGTAGAAATTGCTTTAAAAGAAGATCATACAGTAAATACAGACAATTTAAAGTCTGAAGCAGCAAAATATCCTTTTGAAATCTTAAAAATAGGATTGAAAAATCAGCGTAAAATAAAAGGAATTGAAGAGTTATTAGAAAATACAAAATCAATAAAAGAATTATTGCCTACAGAAGTTTTTAAACTGAAATGTGAAGAAATGGATTATGATTTAGAAAAAAGACCCGAAGTTTGGGATGCTTTTAATGAAATATTACAATCCGTTAAAAACCAATAA
- a CDS encoding YHYH protein, with translation MKKHSLKILTISLFLVGFSACKSNTTSKKNIVQDKVTIAVNSDNFLTGGLAEPITIVSRTLSDGSTADCYKIVATSTPTDHNMGPWCPTNIADDASAGGIWLEDGKVYDVDGEFVKNLSTFYKDESWMLYDSETGEITKTTTKQECEEAANPNVGEEYKNYCVECLPSYVADVTHTYYIPVTPKKAATPYSFSRGGRGGRPGGPPPTGHERPEGGERPPRPEGGGRPENSSAMPSSRGLAFNGVVFDAPAPTDNILSAYTLAPFDDAGGHINLAAGYHYHAATGVSKKITQTDNHAAMIGYAFDGYGIFENADANGNEYTDLDTSRGHYDDIRGYHYHVDKAGNNNFINGLRGEYAQ, from the coding sequence ATGAAAAAACATTCATTAAAAATCTTAACAATAAGCTTATTTCTTGTCGGATTTTCGGCCTGTAAAAGTAATACTACTTCTAAAAAAAACATTGTTCAAGATAAAGTAACAATTGCGGTTAACAGTGATAATTTCTTAACAGGAGGTTTAGCAGAACCCATTACAATTGTAAGCAGAACTTTGTCTGATGGTTCTACCGCAGATTGCTATAAAATAGTTGCAACAAGCACACCTACAGATCATAATATGGGACCTTGGTGTCCTACAAATATTGCAGATGATGCTTCTGCAGGAGGTATTTGGTTAGAAGACGGAAAAGTTTATGATGTTGATGGAGAATTTGTAAAAAACTTATCCACTTTTTATAAAGATGAAAGTTGGATGCTTTACGATAGCGAAACAGGAGAAATTACAAAAACTACCACTAAACAAGAATGTGAAGAAGCTGCAAATCCAAATGTTGGCGAAGAATATAAAAACTACTGTGTAGAATGTTTGCCTTCTTATGTTGCAGATGTTACACATACATACTACATTCCTGTTACTCCAAAAAAAGCCGCAACTCCGTATTCATTTTCAAGAGGTGGTAGAGGAGGCAGACCTGGTGGACCGCCACCAACAGGACACGAAAGACCAGAAGGTGGAGAAAGACCTCCAAGACCAGAAGGAGGAGGACGACCAGAAAACAGTTCTGCAATGCCATCTAGCAGAGGATTGGCTTTTAACGGTGTTGTTTTTGACGCTCCTGCTCCAACAGATAATATTTTAAGTGCATATACCTTAGCTCCTTTTGATGATGCTGGCGGACATATTAATTTAGCTGCCGGATATCATTATCATGCAGCAACAGGTGTTTCAAAAAAAATTACTCAAACAGATAATCATGCAGCTATGATTGGTTATGCTTTTGACGGATACGGAATCTTTGAAAATGCCGATGCCAACGGAAATGAGTATACAGATTTAGATACTTCTAGAGGTCATTATGATGACATTAGAGGTTATCATTATCATGTAGATAAAGCAGGAAACAATAATTTCATCAACGGTTTACGTGGAGAATATGCTCAATAA